The following nucleotide sequence is from Mesobacillus jeotgali.
TTCTTCAATAATGGTATTGCTGGCTTGATGATTTTCCTTCCAGATACGGTATCTTTCCAGGTCAACAGTAATCTGTTTTAAAACAAAACCGATTACCGCCGCATCATCTACGATTCCCAGCCCAAGAAGGAAGTCTGGAATTAAATCAATGGGAGACACGAAGTAAATGATTGAAGCGATAATGGTCACGATAGATCTCGTCGGTATTTTCCTGTACTCTCCCCGGCGCCATGCTCCAACTAAATCAAACAGCAGCTGGAGGTTGTCCCAAATCTCAGCAAGGGAACCTTTATGGTCATCAGCCTTTTTACCGGCATCCTTCAATAGTATATCCGTCTTCTCAGGTTTATTTATATACTCTCTTGCCTTGGATTCAAACTTTTTATAGCCTTCTTCGAGTTTCTTTGTTCCTATCATTCCCAACACCCTTCCTGCAAATATTGCTTATCTCTTATTTTTACCCTTTTAGTTCTTTTAACCAAACATCTCTAGTAACTGGTAAATTTTTGTCCTGAATGTCTTCAGAAGCTAAACGGCTGTTTGAAATCACTGTTTATGGGAAATTTAAAGGATGATTAAAAACAGTTGACTAATCATGTATATACAAGTAAAATGAAAACGTAAACAACATGTATATACAAGTGTTTGGATTTATAGAAGTGTTTTTTTTTTAGATGAATGAAAACGGTAACAGGAGGAGAGTAAATATGAATCGACAAGAAGTTGAGCAAATTGTTGAAGCAGTTGGCGGTAAAGAAAATATTGCTGCTGCCACCCACTGTGTTACAAGGCTGCGTTTTGCCCTGAAGGATGAAGGAAAAGTAGATAAAGACAAGCTGGAGAATATTGATCTTGTAAAAGGATCATTTTCCGCAAATGGCCAATATCAGGTCGTTATTGGACAGGGGCTTGTTGACAAGGTATACGCAGAAATGGTTTCGATTACCGGTATTGGGGAAGCTTCAAAAGAAGAAACCAAAGATGCTGCAGCCCAGAACTTGAACCCTCTTCAAAGGGCAATCAAGACGCTGGCAGATATCTTCATTCCAATCCTTCCAGCGATTGTTACTGCTGGTTTGTTAATGGGGATCAATAATATCCTGACTGGAGAGGATATCTTCTTTGAAGGGCAGGCATTTATTGACGTTTATACCGGCTGGGCTGATTTTGCCAGCATCATTAACTTGATTGCCAATACAGCCTTTGTGTTTCTGCCAGGTTTGATTGGATGGAGTGCGGTAAATAAATTTGGCGGTAGCCCGCTTTTTGGTATTGTACTGGGACTTATGCTTGTACATCCAGATTTGCTGAATGCCTGGGGTTACGGGGCAGCAGAAGAAATTCCTACATGGAATTTGTTTGGACTGACAGTTGAGAAAGTAGGGTATCAAGGACAGGTATTGCCTGTATTGCTAGCTTCTTACGTATTGGCGAAAATGGAAATTTTCTTGCGCAAGCGGATACCTGATGCGTTCCAGTTGTTGACCGTTGCGCCAATCGCTTTATTGGTAACAGGCTTCTTATCATTCATCGTGATTGGACCGATCACTTTTGCAATTGGGAACATGATTACTGATGGCGTTGTCGGAATTTTTGATGCAGCGCCTGCAATCGGCGGATTGATTTATGGCGGCCTTTATGCACCGCTCGTTATCACAGGTATGCACCATACCTTCCTTGCAGTGGATTTACAGTTGATAGGAACAATCGGCGGTACCTTCCTATGGCCGATGGTAGCACTTTCAAACATCGCACAGGGATCAGCAGCTTTTGCGATGATGTTTGCTGACAAGAATAATGAAAAATTAAAAGGTCTTTCGATGACATCAGGCATTTCCGCATGGCTTGGAATCACTGAGCCTGCAATGTTCGGTGTCAACCTTCGCTACAGATATCCATTTATCGCAGCGATCATCGGTTCAGCAATTGCCGGAATTGTCATCACACTCCGCGGAGTCATGGCACCATCAATTGGTGTAGGCGGCCTGCCTGCTTTCCTATCCATTTTCAATGAGTTTTGGGGGATTTTCTTCATCGGTATGGGAATTGCAATTGTCGTACCATTCGTACTGACATTCGTTATGGCTAAAACAAGAAAGAAAAAAGAAGCGTAATCACAACTAGAGAGTAAATCCTGATGGAGGTGGATATTTTATCATGACTGAACCATGGTGGAAAAAGTCGGTTGTCTATCAAATCTATCCAAAGAGTTTTTATGATACAACCGGCAATGGAACAGGCGACCTGCCAGGGATTATCGCCAAGCTGGACTATTTGAAGGAGCTGGGTGTAGACGTGATATGGCTGACGCCGGTTTACGATTCACCTCAGCGAGATAATGGCTACGATATTAGGGATTATTATCAGATATATGAAGAATACGGGACGATGGAAGACTTCGACCGTCTGCTTGAGGAAGCTCATTCACGCGGCATCAAGGTGATCATGGATTTAGTCGTGAACCACTCATCAACGGAGCATGAGTGGTTCCAGGATGCTCTGAAATCCAAGGATAGCCGTTACCGCAACTATTATATATGGAAAGATCCCAAGGAAGACGGAAGTGCTCCGACTAATTGGGAATCCAAATTCGGCGGGAATGCATGGGAATATGACGAGACTACAGGACAATACTACCTTCATTTATTCGATGTGACCCAGGCCGATTTGAACTGGGAAAATGAACAGCTCCGCAATGAAGTATATGAGATGATGCATTATTGGTTCAAGAAAGGCATTGATGGCTTCAGGCTAGATGTCATTAACCTGATTTCAAAGGATCAGGATTTCCCTGATGATGATGGCTCGGTACCGCCGGGTGATGGCCGGAAATTTTACACGGATGGGCCGAAAGTTCATGAATATTTGCAGGAAATGAACTCTGAGGTTCTATCCAAATATGACAGCATGACGGTTGGGGAAATGTCTTCTACTACAATCGAAAACTGCATCAAATACTCAAACCCTGAGCGGAACGAATTAAGTATGACGTTTAACTTCCATCATTTAAAGGTGGACTATGAAAATGGTGACAAGTGGACTCTTGCAGATTTTGATTTTCTTGCCCTTAAACGGATTTTATCTTTGTGGCAGGTTGAAATGCATAAAGGCGGAGGCTGGAACGCATTGTTCTGGTGTAACCATGACCAGCCAAGAGTCGTTTCGCGATATGGGAATGATGGTGAATACCACCTGGAATCAGCGAAGATGCTGAGTACTGCCGTCCATATGATGCAGGGGACGCCATATATCTATCAGGGCGAAGAAATCGGCATGACCAATCCTTATTTTGATAGCATCGAGGATTATCGAGATGTTGAATCATTGAATATTTATCAAATCAAAAAGGAAGAAGGCATGGCTGAGGAGGAAATCCTGAAGATTCTGCAGAGCAAGTCACGTGATAATTCCAGAACCCCTGTCCAGTGGAATGCCGAAAAGCATGCAGGCTTTACAAACGGCACTCCGTGGATTGATGTTGCCAGGAATTATCAGACCGTAAATGTTGAAAACGCGCTCGCTGATAAAAATTCAGTGTTCTATCATTATAAAAAGCTGATTCAGCTGAGAAAACAATATGATATTATCACATATGGCGATTACCAGCTCATTCACGAAGAACATCCCGACATATTTGCATATGTAAGGAATGGACAGGATGAAAAACTGCTTGTCATCAATAATTTTTATGGTAAAAATACTATGTTTGAACTGCCAGACTCAGTTGAAGCT
It contains:
- the treC gene encoding alpha,alpha-phosphotrehalase, coding for MTEPWWKKSVVYQIYPKSFYDTTGNGTGDLPGIIAKLDYLKELGVDVIWLTPVYDSPQRDNGYDIRDYYQIYEEYGTMEDFDRLLEEAHSRGIKVIMDLVVNHSSTEHEWFQDALKSKDSRYRNYYIWKDPKEDGSAPTNWESKFGGNAWEYDETTGQYYLHLFDVTQADLNWENEQLRNEVYEMMHYWFKKGIDGFRLDVINLISKDQDFPDDDGSVPPGDGRKFYTDGPKVHEYLQEMNSEVLSKYDSMTVGEMSSTTIENCIKYSNPERNELSMTFNFHHLKVDYENGDKWTLADFDFLALKRILSLWQVEMHKGGGWNALFWCNHDQPRVVSRYGNDGEYHLESAKMLSTAVHMMQGTPYIYQGEEIGMTNPYFDSIEDYRDVESLNIYQIKKEEGMAEEEILKILQSKSRDNSRTPVQWNAEKHAGFTNGTPWIDVARNYQTVNVENALADKNSVFYHYKKLIQLRKQYDIITYGDYQLIHEEHPDIFAYVRNGQDEKLLVINNFYGKNTMFELPDSVEAEGYQAKILLSNYEDSSADISLINLRPYESIVYHLTK
- a CDS encoding YkvA family protein encodes the protein MIGTKKLEEGYKKFESKAREYINKPEKTDILLKDAGKKADDHKGSLAEIWDNLQLLFDLVGAWRRGEYRKIPTRSIVTIIASIIYFVSPIDLIPDFLLGLGIVDDAAVIGFVLKQITVDLERYRIWKENHQASNTIIEETPFEKNTHSLN
- the treP gene encoding PTS system trehalose-specific EIIBC component codes for the protein MNRQEVEQIVEAVGGKENIAAATHCVTRLRFALKDEGKVDKDKLENIDLVKGSFSANGQYQVVIGQGLVDKVYAEMVSITGIGEASKEETKDAAAQNLNPLQRAIKTLADIFIPILPAIVTAGLLMGINNILTGEDIFFEGQAFIDVYTGWADFASIINLIANTAFVFLPGLIGWSAVNKFGGSPLFGIVLGLMLVHPDLLNAWGYGAAEEIPTWNLFGLTVEKVGYQGQVLPVLLASYVLAKMEIFLRKRIPDAFQLLTVAPIALLVTGFLSFIVIGPITFAIGNMITDGVVGIFDAAPAIGGLIYGGLYAPLVITGMHHTFLAVDLQLIGTIGGTFLWPMVALSNIAQGSAAFAMMFADKNNEKLKGLSMTSGISAWLGITEPAMFGVNLRYRYPFIAAIIGSAIAGIVITLRGVMAPSIGVGGLPAFLSIFNEFWGIFFIGMGIAIVVPFVLTFVMAKTRKKKEA